From the Leucobacter denitrificans genome, one window contains:
- a CDS encoding Rv2175c family DNA-binding protein — translation MKLESDLIESCSALRRIARPGIVDGVEENPATEYLTVPELVELFGCSVGKVHRLLEEHYLASVKIDGIVQVPAEFVQNGDVIPSLRGTLLALLDSGFSEEEAVHWLLQENDELGERPIAVLRDGRKSAVRRATQSLAF, via the coding sequence GTGAAGCTCGAAAGTGACCTGATCGAGTCCTGCTCTGCATTGCGACGAATTGCGCGACCTGGCATTGTTGATGGTGTGGAAGAGAACCCCGCAACCGAGTACCTGACCGTCCCCGAACTTGTTGAGCTGTTTGGCTGTTCAGTGGGCAAAGTGCATCGCCTGCTCGAAGAACACTATCTTGCGTCGGTAAAGATCGACGGCATTGTCCAAGTCCCAGCGGAGTTTGTGCAAAACGGAGACGTGATTCCATCGCTCCGAGGCACGCTCCTTGCGCTCCTTGACAGCGGCTTCTCGGAGGAGGAAGCGGTGCATTGGCTGCTTCAGGAGAATGATGAGCTTGGCGAACGACCCATCGCTGTGCTTCGCGACGGTCGCAAGAGCGCCGTGCGCAGGGCAACGCAGAGCCTCGCGTTTTAG
- the pknB gene encoding Stk1 family PASTA domain-containing Ser/Thr kinase, producing the protein MTSAPIDPLLGRTLNERYVIRSRIARGGMAMVYLATDLRLERKVAVKVMHDHLAEDENFTRRFDREARSAARLAHANLVNVFDQGHDLGRTYLVMEYLPNITLRQLLKKQKRLTLDQALEISEAVLGGLAAAHHAGIVHRDLKPENVLLVDDGRIKIGDFGLARAVSANTTTGQALLGTIAYLSPELVTRGIADERSDLYAFGIMLYEMLTGVQPFTGEQPMQIAYQHAHSDVPPPSEHSQVSTPAVDEFVMWLTRRDADLRPIDASEALDRLEPIRDDPYAAIAPLFLREGEEPEEPLAATTVLGNELDDVATTHITPSTAVLDPLQSASIANALPSENDRASGGSTTATSRSTSPVERAQNSGTRRSKRGRWIAGALILLLLIAGGLGYWFGQGPGSKVTIPEISGLTMETATAELEQLDLFVETTVCSSLTVEAGLAAEITPAPGTRVDRNTTTTVCESSGPEMLDVPTIVGLSLEDAVQLITDSRFQFGEVVDTRFSEAEADAVLAALDESDAPLGETFPEQGIINLVVSAGSIPSVFGMSETEATNTLAARELVVDESLNTQVHNDEVPIGAAIAVLPSTDPVRPGDAVGLQLSLGPELFEIPDVSGMGLQEAMDTLSAAGFNPTTLVPDRLREFAEASGTRPGAGERVPKGSDVRVTAQVSL; encoded by the coding sequence GTGACCTCTGCACCCATCGACCCGTTGCTCGGGCGCACGCTGAACGAGCGGTACGTGATCCGCTCTCGTATCGCGCGCGGCGGCATGGCGATGGTGTATCTCGCGACCGATCTGCGTCTCGAGCGCAAGGTTGCCGTGAAGGTGATGCATGATCACCTCGCCGAAGATGAGAACTTCACTCGGCGGTTTGACCGCGAAGCAAGAAGCGCTGCTCGTCTCGCGCACGCAAATCTCGTGAATGTTTTTGACCAGGGTCACGATCTCGGGCGCACCTACCTCGTGATGGAGTACCTGCCAAATATCACCCTTCGCCAGCTACTCAAGAAGCAAAAGCGTCTCACGCTTGACCAGGCGCTCGAAATAAGTGAGGCGGTTCTCGGTGGGCTCGCTGCAGCGCATCACGCCGGTATTGTGCACCGAGACCTCAAGCCAGAAAATGTTCTGCTCGTTGATGATGGCCGCATTAAGATCGGTGACTTTGGTCTCGCCCGCGCGGTAAGCGCAAATACCACGACAGGCCAGGCGCTGCTCGGCACCATCGCGTACCTCTCCCCCGAACTCGTCACGCGCGGCATCGCAGACGAGCGAAGTGATCTCTACGCGTTCGGCATCATGCTCTATGAGATGCTGACGGGAGTGCAGCCGTTCACCGGCGAACAACCGATGCAGATCGCGTATCAGCACGCTCACTCAGATGTCCCGCCACCCTCCGAGCACAGTCAGGTCTCCACTCCTGCTGTCGACGAGTTCGTCATGTGGCTCACGAGGCGTGACGCTGACCTGCGACCCATCGACGCAAGTGAAGCACTCGATCGTCTCGAACCAATCCGCGATGATCCATATGCCGCGATTGCTCCGCTATTTTTGCGCGAAGGCGAAGAGCCCGAGGAACCGCTTGCCGCCACGACTGTGCTGGGAAACGAACTCGATGACGTCGCAACGACGCACATTACCCCGTCCACCGCGGTGCTCGATCCACTACAGAGCGCGAGTATCGCGAATGCGCTCCCGTCCGAAAATGATCGTGCGTCCGGTGGCAGCACTACCGCAACGTCGCGTTCGACATCGCCGGTAGAACGCGCTCAGAATAGTGGCACCAGGCGCTCAAAGCGGGGTCGGTGGATCGCGGGAGCGCTCATCCTCCTCTTGCTTATTGCCGGAGGGCTCGGATACTGGTTCGGTCAGGGTCCCGGATCGAAGGTAACAATTCCTGAGATTTCCGGTCTCACGATGGAGACCGCGACCGCGGAACTCGAGCAACTCGATCTGTTTGTCGAAACGACCGTGTGTTCGAGCCTCACGGTGGAAGCCGGTCTTGCCGCCGAGATTACCCCGGCCCCGGGTACTCGTGTGGATCGCAACACGACCACCACTGTCTGTGAATCGTCCGGCCCAGAGATGCTCGACGTTCCCACGATTGTTGGACTCTCGCTCGAGGACGCGGTGCAGCTCATCACTGACTCCAGGTTCCAGTTCGGTGAAGTTGTCGATACGCGATTCTCTGAAGCAGAGGCTGACGCTGTACTCGCGGCGCTCGATGAATCTGACGCTCCACTCGGTGAGACGTTCCCAGAGCAGGGAATAATAAACCTGGTTGTTTCTGCGGGCTCGATACCTAGTGTGTTCGGAATGAGTGAGACTGAGGCAACGAACACTCTCGCAGCACGGGAACTCGTCGTTGACGAGTCACTGAATACCCAGGTTCACAATGATGAGGTCCCGATCGGTGCGGCCATTGCAGTACTTCCCTCAACCGATCCTGTACGGCCGGGCGATGCTGTAGGTTTGCAGCTCTCACTCGGCCCAGAACTGTTCGAGATTCCAGACGTATCGGGCATGGGGCTTCAGGAAGCGATGGACACGCTAAGTGCCGCAGGCTTTAACCCGACAACGCTAGTTCCTGATCGCCTCAGAGAATTTGCTGAGGCAAGCGGTACGAGACCAGGCGCCGGCGAGCGAGTGCCTAAGGGCTCAGACGTGCGCGTTACAGCTCAAGTTTCGCTATAG
- a CDS encoding class II 3-deoxy-7-phosphoheptulonate synthase, which yields MNAVSKQTLSAQQIFEQLDTYRLLEAKQQPSWPDARAVEAAKQELSTQPPLVFAGEADQLRERLAAAARGEAFLLQGGDCAETFEAATADRIRDRVKTLLQMAVVLTYGASMPVIKVGRMAGQFAKPRSSDNETREGVTLPAYRGDLVNGYEFTEQSRTPDPSRLVQGYHVSASTLNLIRAFTQGGFADLRQVHAWNQGFVSNPANRRYEALAAEIDRALRFMDACGVDHTALTQTEFYVSHEALLLDYERPLTRIDSRTGNLYDTSGHMLWIGERTRDIDGAHVDYLSKVRNPIGVKLGPTATVDDALRLIDKIDPEREPGRLTFITRMGAGKIRDVLPGLLAGVRDSGAQPLWITDPMHGNGITTATGYKTRRFDDVMNELLGFFEAHREVGTIPGGIHVEVTGDDVTEVLGGAENIDEEALATRYESVVDPRLNHRQSLELAFQVAEELKRA from the coding sequence ATGAATGCAGTGAGCAAGCAGACCCTATCGGCGCAGCAGATCTTCGAGCAGCTCGACACGTATCGTTTGCTCGAGGCAAAGCAGCAGCCGAGTTGGCCTGATGCTCGAGCAGTTGAAGCTGCAAAGCAAGAGCTATCGACACAGCCGCCACTGGTCTTTGCCGGTGAGGCTGACCAGCTTCGTGAGCGGCTTGCTGCTGCGGCACGAGGCGAAGCCTTTCTGCTGCAGGGTGGCGATTGCGCCGAAACATTCGAGGCTGCGACCGCAGATAGAATCCGAGATCGCGTAAAGACACTGCTTCAGATGGCAGTTGTGCTTACCTACGGTGCTTCAATGCCAGTGATCAAGGTCGGTCGCATGGCTGGTCAGTTCGCAAAGCCACGTTCGAGTGATAATGAAACTCGCGAGGGCGTCACACTTCCCGCGTACCGAGGTGACCTCGTGAACGGTTACGAGTTCACTGAGCAATCACGAACTCCAGACCCAAGCAGGCTTGTGCAGGGGTACCATGTGTCGGCATCGACGCTGAACCTCATTCGGGCGTTTACCCAGGGTGGGTTTGCTGATCTCAGGCAGGTCCACGCGTGGAATCAGGGCTTTGTTTCTAATCCCGCGAACCGTCGGTACGAGGCATTGGCAGCCGAAATAGATCGCGCACTTCGATTTATGGATGCGTGTGGGGTAGACCACACCGCACTCACGCAAACCGAGTTCTACGTGAGCCACGAAGCACTCTTGCTCGATTACGAGCGGCCGCTCACTCGAATCGATTCCCGCACGGGCAACCTGTACGACACCTCGGGCCACATGCTGTGGATCGGGGAGCGCACACGAGACATAGACGGCGCACACGTTGACTACCTTTCGAAGGTGCGCAATCCAATCGGCGTGAAGCTTGGTCCGACAGCAACCGTTGATGACGCTCTGCGCCTTATCGACAAGATTGACCCCGAGCGAGAGCCCGGTCGTCTGACGTTCATTACGCGCATGGGCGCTGGCAAGATCCGCGACGTGCTGCCTGGCCTCCTCGCCGGTGTGCGCGACTCGGGCGCGCAGCCACTGTGGATCACCGACCCGATGCACGGCAACGGCATCACAACGGCGACGGGTTATAAGACGCGCCGATTCGACGATGTCATGAACGAACTTCTCGGATTCTTCGAGGCGCACCGCGAGGTCGGCACGATCCCCGGTGGTATTCACGTCGAGGTCACTGGCGACGATGTGACCGAGGTGCTCGGCGGGGCAGAGAATATCGACGAGGAGGCACTTGCAACGCGCTATGAGTCGGTGGTCGATCCACGCCTGAATCATAGGCAGTCACTCGAGCTTGCGTTCCAGGTCGCCGAAGAACTCAAGCGGGCGTAG
- a CDS encoding AMP-dependent synthetase/ligase, with amino-acid sequence MNLSETPIIVPEAPEDNITDLLEERVQATPDRALFAVPENGGWRDISAAEFRRQVIALAKGFVAAGVQPGDHIAFMCKTSYEWTLVDFALFYAGAIMVPVYETSSAMQIHWILEDSEARGLMVETSAQFDRFSEIKDQATAVDLIWRLDEDAISALSASGAEVEDAEIERRRNLAQGSDIATLIYTSGSTGRPKGCVLTHSNFVDLSRNSAAALTEVVNAPGSSTLLFVTLAHVFARFISVLSVCGGVRVGHQADTSQLLPALGTFHPSFLLAVPRVFEKVYNSAEQNTEAEGKGKIFRAAAKVAVEHSEALDAGKVPFMLGMKFKIFDLLVYSKLRDKLGGRVQFAVSGSAPLSRYLGHFYRSLGIKILEGYGLTETTAPVSVNLPSKFKIGTVGPALPGHTVRIAEDGEIEVKGIDVFKEYWKNPEATAAVFTDDGFFKTGDIGALDEDGYLTITGRKKEIIVTAGGKNVAPAALEDPIRANTIIGQVVVVGDQKPFIAALITLDPEMLPAWLKNQGEDPTMTLEEAVKNPKVIAEVQRAVDEGNKFVSRAESIRKFEILPTEFIEANGHLTPKMSIKRDNILRDFASEISSIYGENPQTEHVQTHP; translated from the coding sequence GTGAATTTGTCCGAGACCCCAATCATTGTCCCCGAGGCTCCGGAGGACAACATTACGGATCTCCTTGAGGAGCGAGTGCAGGCCACTCCAGATCGCGCGCTCTTCGCAGTTCCCGAGAATGGCGGCTGGAGAGATATCAGTGCCGCAGAGTTCCGCCGCCAGGTCATCGCGCTCGCTAAGGGGTTTGTTGCTGCAGGCGTGCAGCCAGGCGACCACATCGCGTTCATGTGCAAGACGAGCTACGAATGGACGCTCGTAGACTTTGCACTCTTCTATGCCGGCGCAATCATGGTGCCTGTCTACGAGACATCGTCTGCGATGCAGATCCACTGGATCCTCGAAGACTCTGAAGCACGAGGACTCATGGTTGAGACGAGCGCACAGTTTGACAGGTTCTCTGAAATCAAAGACCAGGCCACCGCGGTCGACCTTATCTGGCGTCTCGACGAAGATGCCATCAGCGCATTGAGTGCTTCGGGCGCCGAGGTCGAAGATGCAGAGATTGAGCGCCGCAGAAATCTCGCGCAGGGTTCCGACATTGCAACGCTCATTTACACCTCGGGTTCGACCGGTCGCCCGAAGGGCTGCGTACTCACGCACTCGAATTTTGTGGATCTCTCGCGTAACTCAGCAGCTGCCCTCACTGAGGTCGTTAACGCACCGGGCAGCTCAACGCTGCTCTTTGTGACGCTCGCACACGTGTTCGCACGGTTCATTTCGGTGCTCAGTGTGTGCGGAGGTGTTCGAGTAGGTCACCAAGCAGACACGAGCCAATTGCTCCCCGCACTCGGAACATTCCACCCGTCGTTCCTCCTTGCCGTTCCGCGCGTGTTTGAGAAGGTCTACAACTCTGCAGAGCAGAACACTGAGGCCGAAGGCAAGGGGAAGATCTTCCGAGCTGCAGCGAAGGTTGCCGTGGAGCACTCTGAAGCACTCGACGCCGGCAAGGTTCCCTTCATGCTTGGTATGAAGTTCAAGATCTTTGATCTTCTCGTGTACTCGAAGCTGCGCGACAAGCTCGGTGGACGCGTGCAGTTTGCGGTCTCAGGATCCGCACCACTCAGCCGCTACCTCGGCCACTTCTACCGCAGCCTTGGAATAAAGATTCTCGAAGGTTATGGCCTGACTGAGACCACCGCCCCCGTGTCAGTGAACCTTCCGAGCAAGTTCAAGATTGGCACCGTTGGGCCGGCGCTCCCAGGCCACACAGTACGCATCGCGGAAGACGGCGAAATTGAAGTGAAGGGCATCGACGTATTCAAGGAGTACTGGAAGAACCCCGAGGCCACCGCTGCGGTATTCACCGACGATGGGTTCTTCAAGACAGGTGACATTGGCGCGCTCGATGAGGATGGTTACCTCACGATCACGGGCCGCAAGAAGGAGATCATCGTGACCGCAGGCGGCAAGAACGTCGCGCCTGCCGCACTTGAAGATCCAATTCGCGCAAACACAATCATCGGCCAGGTCGTCGTCGTTGGCGATCAGAAGCCGTTCATCGCCGCGTTGATCACGCTCGATCCCGAGATGCTTCCCGCATGGTTGAAAAACCAGGGCGAGGACCCAACCATGACGCTCGAAGAGGCAGTGAAGAACCCCAAGGTCATCGCCGAGGTTCAACGCGCAGTCGACGAGGGAAATAAGTTTGTCTCTCGCGCTGAGTCGATTCGCAAATTCGAGATCCTCCCGACTGAGTTCATCGAAGCAAATGGCCACCTCACACCTAAGATGAGCATCAAGCGCGACAACATTCTGCGTGACTTCGCGAGCGAGATCTCAAGTATCTACGGGGAGAATCCGCAGACGGAGCACGTGCAGACGCACCCCTAA
- the def gene encoding peptide deformylase has translation MAVREIRLFGDPVLRTVCDEISEIDAGIHAMVTDLCDTVDFDGRAGLAATQIGYTHRAFSLNIDGVIEYVLNPELVEVSGDPEEMGEGCLSVPDLWFTVTRYPRATVRGILLDGSEVTIIGEGLKAQALQHECDHLDGKLYISRLDRETRGEAMRQIRTSRWF, from the coding sequence ATGGCTGTGCGCGAAATACGACTGTTTGGGGATCCGGTGCTTCGCACCGTTTGCGATGAAATTTCCGAAATTGACGCCGGAATTCACGCGATGGTGACGGACCTGTGCGACACCGTCGATTTCGACGGGCGAGCGGGTCTCGCCGCGACGCAGATTGGATACACCCACCGCGCATTCAGCCTGAATATCGACGGCGTCATCGAGTACGTGTTGAATCCAGAGTTGGTTGAGGTGAGTGGGGACCCTGAGGAAATGGGCGAGGGGTGTTTGTCAGTGCCGGACCTGTGGTTTACGGTCACGAGGTACCCTCGAGCGACTGTACGCGGCATATTGCTCGATGGCAGTGAAGTGACAATCATAGGGGAGGGTCTCAAAGCGCAGGCTCTGCAACATGAGTGCGACCACCTCGACGGCAAACTCTACATCTCGAGGCTCGACCGTGAGACACGCGGAGAAGCAATGAGGCAGATTCGCACCTCAAGGTGGTTCTAA
- a CDS encoding ParA family protein: MHVLSVSSLKGGVGKTTVTLGLASAAFSRGLRTLVVDLDPQSDVSTGLAVDPEGYSNIADVLESPKEKTVRQAIAPSGWNEFHEGGKIDLLVGSPSAINFDGPHPSARDIWKLEEALAIVESDYDLVLVDSAPSLNALTRTAWAASDRVMIVTEPSLFAVAATDRALRAIEEIRRGVSPRLQPLGILVNRTQAQSVEHQFRVRELREMFGPLVLTPQLPERPALQQAQGAAKPVHLWPGEPAQEMAANFDIVLDRVLRSMKKAKD; this comes from the coding sequence GTGCATGTATTGAGTGTGAGTTCCCTAAAAGGTGGCGTCGGCAAGACCACAGTAACGCTGGGGCTTGCGTCAGCGGCGTTTTCGCGCGGTCTTCGCACACTGGTCGTCGATCTTGATCCGCAGTCAGACGTCTCAACAGGCCTGGCCGTCGATCCTGAAGGCTATTCGAATATCGCAGACGTTCTTGAGAGCCCGAAAGAGAAAACGGTCCGTCAGGCGATCGCTCCGAGCGGGTGGAATGAGTTCCACGAAGGCGGCAAGATCGACCTCCTGGTGGGTAGCCCATCTGCAATCAACTTTGATGGCCCGCACCCGTCGGCGCGGGACATTTGGAAGTTGGAAGAGGCACTCGCAATTGTCGAGTCCGATTACGACCTCGTGCTAGTGGACTCTGCTCCGTCATTGAATGCGCTCACGCGCACAGCGTGGGCAGCGAGCGACCGCGTAATGATCGTGACAGAGCCAAGCCTGTTCGCTGTAGCAGCGACCGACCGCGCGCTGCGCGCGATCGAAGAGATCCGCCGAGGTGTGAGCCCTCGCTTGCAGCCGCTCGGCATTCTCGTGAACCGCACCCAGGCGCAGTCTGTGGAGCACCAGTTCCGTGTTCGCGAGTTGCGCGAGATGTTCGGCCCGCTCGTACTTACGCCTCAGCTGCCTGAGCGACCAGCGCTGCAACAGGCCCAGGGTGCCGCAAAGCCAGTGCATCTCTGGCCCGGAGAACCAGCACAAGAGATGGCCGCGAACTTCGATATCGTGCTCGACCGCGTACTGCGATCGATGAAGAAGGCTAAAGACTAA
- a CDS encoding MerR family transcriptional regulator, with the protein MEHTEPPIDGTDAVVDAYPLSADLLFDDGLPRPNVDGGFKGAVAARAAGISYRQLDYWARTGLVEPTVREASGSGSQRLYGFRDILVLKLVKRLLDTGISLQQIRTAVGQLHAAGVHDLSQTTLMSDGMSVYLCTSNDEVIDLVSRGQGVFGIAVGKVLREVETSLVDLDDHREKPAAHAPTDELAARRSKRKTS; encoded by the coding sequence ATGGAGCATACGGAACCGCCAATTGATGGCACTGATGCTGTTGTTGATGCGTATCCGCTCTCTGCCGACCTGCTCTTCGACGACGGGCTTCCTCGTCCAAATGTCGACGGTGGTTTCAAGGGCGCAGTGGCTGCCCGCGCGGCCGGCATCAGCTATCGACAGCTCGACTACTGGGCGCGCACCGGCCTCGTAGAGCCCACCGTGCGAGAAGCCAGCGGTTCAGGCTCACAGCGACTCTATGGGTTCCGCGACATCCTCGTTCTTAAGCTCGTGAAGCGACTGCTCGACACTGGCATTTCGCTGCAGCAGATTCGTACGGCAGTCGGGCAATTGCACGCAGCCGGAGTGCACGATCTCTCGCAGACGACGCTCATGAGTGACGGCATGAGTGTGTACCTCTGCACCTCCAACGACGAGGTTATTGACCTTGTGAGCAGGGGGCAGGGCGTGTTCGGCATTGCTGTCGGTAAGGTGCTGCGCGAAGTCGAAACGTCGCTCGTTGACCTCGACGACCACCGCGAGAAGCCCGCGGCTCACGCTCCTACCGATGAACTTGCCGCTCGTCGCTCTAAGCGCAAGACGTCTTAG
- a CDS encoding MerR family transcriptional regulator — MAAAPLRAVSPAAHGLLSIGQVLANLEDEFADLTPSKLRFLEDQGLVEPERTKSGYRKFSQEHVERIRLILTLQRDHYLPLKKIGEVLDELDSGRDPVIPGASKRSASTILSAKQVISSEELCRTTGANKRFLGEAIAAGLLPAAEVFPLDAVGQLAALLKLAQAGLTPRHLRSLRIAAERDAELLAHAISSRGEKKGSPSAVDGSLELVEYLETVRSGVLRRKFGTL, encoded by the coding sequence ATGGCGGCCGCTCCGCTTCGCGCGGTTAGTCCAGCAGCGCACGGTCTGCTGAGTATCGGACAGGTGCTTGCGAATCTCGAAGACGAATTTGCAGACCTGACACCGTCGAAGCTCCGGTTTCTCGAGGATCAGGGTCTTGTCGAGCCTGAGCGTACCAAGTCGGGCTACCGCAAGTTCTCTCAAGAACACGTAGAGCGCATCCGTCTCATTCTCACGCTACAGCGAGATCACTACCTTCCGCTCAAGAAGATTGGCGAGGTGCTCGACGAGCTTGATTCGGGGCGAGATCCCGTTATTCCCGGGGCATCGAAGCGTAGTGCGTCGACGATCCTGTCTGCGAAACAGGTGATCTCGAGTGAGGAGCTGTGTCGCACGACCGGTGCGAACAAGCGTTTTCTTGGTGAAGCCATTGCGGCAGGTCTGCTGCCAGCAGCCGAGGTCTTTCCGCTTGACGCTGTCGGGCAGCTCGCTGCACTTCTCAAACTTGCACAGGCTGGCCTGACACCGAGGCACCTTCGGTCGCTCCGCATTGCGGCAGAGCGCGACGCCGAACTGTTGGCTCACGCAATTTCATCGCGGGGCGAGAAGAAGGGTTCTCCGAGCGCGGTCGACGGTTCGCTTGAGCTCGTTGAGTATCTCGAGACAGTGCGCTCCGGCGTGTTGCGACGAAAGTTTGGCACACTCTAA
- a CDS encoding FHA domain-containing protein, which translates to MASDKRGHNTEVKATEQFREDLNAMIRANVTDLGVDERDAVEALPSGAALLVVRRGPDLGARFLLDRDVTVAGRHPAVDIFLDDVTVSRKHAEFRRSGTTFSVVDLGSLNGTYSDGERIEGEVALDDGVEVQVGKFRFTFFASRFDLPGAN; encoded by the coding sequence GTGGCGAGCGATAAGCGAGGTCATAACACCGAGGTAAAGGCAACGGAGCAATTCCGTGAAGACCTCAATGCGATGATCCGCGCAAACGTTACCGATCTTGGGGTCGATGAGCGCGATGCAGTCGAGGCATTGCCTTCGGGTGCTGCGCTTCTTGTCGTGCGTCGCGGCCCCGACCTTGGTGCGCGCTTTTTGCTCGACAGAGATGTGACGGTCGCAGGCCGTCACCCGGCCGTTGATATTTTTCTCGACGACGTGACGGTTTCTCGAAAGCACGCGGAGTTCCGCCGTTCAGGTACGACCTTTTCAGTGGTTGATCTTGGGTCGCTTAACGGCACATATTCCGATGGTGAGCGGATCGAAGGTGAAGTCGCACTTGATGATGGGGTAGAGGTGCAGGTGGGTAAATTCAGATTCACCTTCTTTGCGTCTCGGTTTGATCTTCCCGGTGCGAACTGA